A region of the Peredibacter starrii genome:
ACGGTGAAAATGTCAGGAGCGGAATACGTGGTTAAGAAAGGAGATACTCTCGCATTTCCGGGGCAGGTATCGCACACCTACGTGAATAGTGGTAAGGTTTTAGGTATTGGTTTAAGCGTGGTGGTTTTAGCACCGTTATCTATTTAATTATGGCCCAAACAGAATTTACAAAAAAAGTAATCGCGACAATTAAGAAGATCCCAAAAGGGAAAGTTGCGACTTATGCACAAATTGCAAAACTTGCCGGTAAACCACAAGGTGTACGCGGCGTGGTTTGGATACTTCATTCAAGTTCGGCCAATAATGATCTTCCATGGTTCCGCGTGATCAATGCCAAAGGGAAAATCTCCTTTCCAGAAATGTCGGAACAACAACTTCGTCAAAAGGCCTTACTGTTAAAAGAGGGCATTGAATTTGGCGAAGGAGATGTGGTCGATCTTAAAGTTTTTCAGTGGAAGAAATAGGTCACGAGTTATATCCTGCTCCCATGAAACTCCTTACAAAAATTGGTCAAAGTAAAAAGCTCTCCCTTGGGCTGATTACTTTATTTGCGATTTGGGCCATGGCCGATGTAGTTCGCGAATACTATTCCGGAGAGGAGTTTTCACACCTGGGTTTTGAGCTCGCGGTGGCGATCCTTGCGCTCATTTGGTCGATCCATTTGTGGCAGGAGAACTTAAAAAAGAGCAAAAAGCTTACTGCAATGCAAAGTCATATTGAAACGCTGACCCAAGAAGCTCAGGATTGGAAAGACCAGAATTTGAAATTGATCGAAGGACTTTCACAGTCCATTCATCATCAGATGCTGCAGTGGGGCTTAACTCCAGCAGAACAAGAAGTGGCCTTGTTGTTGTTAAAAGGTCTTTCGTTTAAAGAGATTGCTGAAATCAGATCGACCTCAGAAAAGACAACCCGCCAGCAGGCACTCATTATTTATCAAAAATCCAAGCTTCCCGGGCGAGCAGAACTCTCTGCGTTCTTTTTAGAAGAATTATTAAGCCCTTCCAAGGCATAGGACATTTCACCTACGGGCATTTTCGCTACAAATTTTGTCTAAATATGGCATATGACTGATGTTCAATGGCGTTTTTTATTCAAAAATGCCGGGATGAAATTCTTTATTCTTCTATTGTTGTCAGTAAATTTCCTATCCGCCAAAAGCGTTAATCCTCGTGAGCTTGCAGATCTTGCCCAGGAACGTGCACCTCTCATCAAAATTTTTTTAGAGCAGGAAAGCATGGGGCAAAGTCAGTTAAAGCAGTCTCACATCCTCGCGAATCCGATTCTGACTTATCAGGGTGGTCGTCTTAAAAGTGGAACTCAAAGTGGTCAGGTGACTGATCTCACTTTAATGCAACCAGTGCCGTGGCCAGGGAAGCGTTCTGCTTTGATTAAGTCCCACGAGTTTTTAAGTCGCATTTCTCAAATGGATGTGGCGGAGGCAAAGCTCTCTTTGGGTCACCGAGTTTATATTCTTGCTTATGAACTCGCTTCAGAGGTTGAGATTGAAAAACACAATAAGGAACGAAAAGAGCGCTTCTCGCTGATCGCGAAATATCTGTCGAGTCGTCCGTTGGCCTCGCCTAAACAGCAACTGGATAGAGACATCATTGAATCTCAGATTCGTCTGGTTGAGAAACTGATGAACCAAGTGACCGCAAGAAAGAATGGTCTTCGTGAGGAGCTTCGACTTCTCACTGGTCTGGATGATCTGGAGATCAATGTTGATTGGGAAAAACTACCGAATGCTCATCCTCGAGATTTCTACGCCTCAAATATTGGAGAGGGGTGGAGACTGAAGAAAATTGATCAGAGTGTGAAGCTCAGTGAAAACAGAATTGAAGAAGCCCGTCTTCAAGCAAGACCAGACATCATGGTGGGCGTGAACTATCGTCAGGAGAATGTGGCCCCAACAAACCACTTCTATCACGGACAAGTGGCGGTAGTAATTCCTATCGTTGACCGTGGACAACATTCAGTTCAAACGGCAAGAGCACAGCTCAGACGTGAAGAGGCCTCGATGAAACTGGCCCTTCAGGAAACCAATACGGAACTTGCCTATTCATATGAGTCCCTTCTGGCCGCGAAAAATGGGGTTTCTCTTTTTCCAATGAATCTAAGACGTAAATCTGAAGTCCGGTTCCAAAGAGCTGAGGATGCTTTTCGCAAAGGTCAAATCGATGTGATGACTTTTCTTCAGAGTGATACTCAGGTTCACGAAAATATTGATCTCATCTACACATCAAGACTTGAGTATCTCACCGCTGTTTCTCGTCTGGAGCAATTAGTTGGTCATTATCTGGAGGAGAAGTAAGTGTTAAAGTCGATTGTTGATTTCTCATTAAGGAATAAGCTGGGTGTTTTGCTTGTTACAGGAGTAATCACTCTTTTTTGTGCCTTCAGTATTCCGGATATGGCCATTGATGCTGTTCCTGATATCACAAACGTTCAGGTACAAGTGAACGTAAAGACCGGTGCCCTTGATCCGGAGAACATTGAACTTCAAGTGACTCGTCCCATGGAGATTGATTTCTCGGGGATTCCAAATCTTCATGATATGCGTTCCATTTCGAAATTTGGTTTGGCGCAAGTCACACTTATTTTTGAAGATGGCACAGACATTTACTGGGCCAGACAGCAAGTTTCTGAGCGGATGAACTCAATACGACTTCCCAACGAAGTTATTCCAGAGCTTGCACCCATAACCACCGGCCTGGGTGAGGTTTTTATGTATACTTTGAAAGTCGATGCAACTTCTAAGTTGTATTCACTTTCTGAGGAAGAGCAGCTAAAGGAACTCCGGACAATTCAGGATTACACCATTAAACCGCACTTGAAACGAGTCAAGGGTGTGGCCGATGTGGATTCCAATGGTGGGTTTGTTAA
Encoded here:
- a CDS encoding MGMT family protein, giving the protein MAQTEFTKKVIATIKKIPKGKVATYAQIAKLAGKPQGVRGVVWILHSSSANNDLPWFRVINAKGKISFPEMSEQQLRQKALLLKEGIEFGEGDVVDLKVFQWKK
- a CDS encoding TolC family protein, which codes for MKFFILLLLSVNFLSAKSVNPRELADLAQERAPLIKIFLEQESMGQSQLKQSHILANPILTYQGGRLKSGTQSGQVTDLTLMQPVPWPGKRSALIKSHEFLSRISQMDVAEAKLSLGHRVYILAYELASEVEIEKHNKERKERFSLIAKYLSSRPLASPKQQLDRDIIESQIRLVEKLMNQVTARKNGLREELRLLTGLDDLEINVDWEKLPNAHPRDFYASNIGEGWRLKKIDQSVKLSENRIEEARLQARPDIMVGVNYRQENVAPTNHFYHGQVAVVIPIVDRGQHSVQTARAQLRREEASMKLALQETNTELAYSYESLLAAKNGVSLFPMNLRRKSEVRFQRAEDAFRKGQIDVMTFLQSDTQVHENIDLIYTSRLEYLTAVSRLEQLVGHYLEEK
- a CDS encoding helix-turn-helix transcriptional regulator produces the protein MKLLTKIGQSKKLSLGLITLFAIWAMADVVREYYSGEEFSHLGFELAVAILALIWSIHLWQENLKKSKKLTAMQSHIETLTQEAQDWKDQNLKLIEGLSQSIHHQMLQWGLTPAEQEVALLLLKGLSFKEIAEIRSTSEKTTRQQALIIYQKSKLPGRAELSAFFLEELLSPSKA